The following are encoded together in the Ezakiella massiliensis genome:
- a CDS encoding non-ribosomal peptide synthetase, whose translation MEFDARKEIKLIIEKWLKDTLKKSDIKENDNLIEKGLSSMQVMQLSGILKKEGLRISFAKLIEKPTLNSWFDLVANSKIIKKHSKDNKKSNDGKDSFNLTDVQYSYFIGRSDDQTLGGVGCHAYIEIDGKDIDYKRLNDAWNKLQYRHPMLRARFTEDGKQEILDKPFSEEIEVFDLSNLDEKERKIRLDEIRENLSHRKFRVEIGEVAELKLANLSHNRNKIFFDLDLLVADVMSLSLILKELGELYLGKELDNLNSYTFKDYINNLEVDSEIYKKDQEFWKEKIDSFEIERPNLPLKKAPEQIKETRFTRRKRVIEKDKWSKIKELAASYKSTPSMVLLTAYALILERWTNQDKFFINLPLFNRDISNENLKDMVADFTNILLVEHERKNDTSFLETLNRISETFIDNASHSSYSGVQVQRDISKSQGTSLNVSPVVFACNIDYPLETEISRKALGKITYMVSQTPGVWLDFQSYIKDGDLVLCWDSVDELFPEKMLDDMLNSLEEQLLRLTEKENWESKFDVLSENQKLAREKELKSILPLNFLDERLYDGFIKNVKENPEKIAIIDSETKEEISYIDLYEKSLKIAGFLKENRIKKGEYVGITLPRSSKQIYAIFGILFSGAAYVVVGINQPSERRSKIYEQIGIKFVISDNKTIENYKLDTGDVFLIDLDKAIDKSLGLDKPIEVSPFDSAYIIMTSGTTGVPKGVEIMHTSAINTINDLNEKYSINSNDTLLMVSAIDFDLSVYDIFGILCVGGTLITTNEDNYRNPDEWIRIIEKYNVSVWDSVPILFDMLVTMAEGEKKNLPLRIVMLSGDWIAKELPGRFYKISGKENSIVVAMGGATEASIWSNYLNVPREIPKDWISIPYGRPLKNQVYRVVDEMGRICPNYVKGELLIGGVGVAKRYHGDEDLTKKKYFEEGGIRWYRTGDSGRTWDDGTIEFLGRKDTQVKIKGHRIELGEIEEAIRSKLKIKNVKVIANDKKNSLYAFVIRNDVESNYRKLESNYRELLRSIIPKYMIPDKFLYINNFPTNKNGKIDIKKLMKMVEEINVTCKRNPYEHSKKRFLKDVVEIFKEVTKNSHYDINANFFENGGDSLIALNILFKLNSKYNTSLNIKDIFESNSIIQICDTMQNEMNSYENYEQDFLELNEEKMPLTELQHSYWVNRIGYGNLVRQNANFYIELECIKLDVLKINDAINKIISKYKIFRNVISDDGEYFENSNRDHVEVKYNDLCDYSSKMKEKLIEDIRNRIIYSIDKEQLFAPLKVEITNIDINIAILHICFDNVFFDAPSIMYLLNELNLLYNNLDIENISLDRGTMIQINSDKLELDKLYWENKISKIFPAPNLLKIKNNLEIEETSGKVKRLTITLKEEQVKGLLYISGKYKVTTSNIILSVFSEIMHYWSQSTNYTINVIVINNRKDIYDYFGEIADYTSNILHTINYNVNESLYERMIKIQNNLFEDLQHMSFEGTQVLRELKKQNRKTYVNMPIVYTNTIGLDIDINMNNIGKIKNILTQTPGVYLDLQVSLVNGQYIINWDYLENVFDEKEIKEKFEIFEHILLEVIENESFLENSDIIQNGNFYEEGIL comes from the coding sequence ATGGAATTTGATGCGAGAAAAGAAATTAAACTAATAATTGAAAAATGGTTAAAAGATACCTTGAAGAAATCAGACATAAAAGAAAATGACAATTTAATAGAAAAAGGCTTAAGTTCCATGCAAGTAATGCAACTTTCAGGAATTCTTAAAAAAGAAGGACTTAGAATATCCTTCGCAAAGCTCATTGAGAAGCCTACACTTAATTCATGGTTTGACCTAGTAGCTAATTCAAAAATTATTAAGAAACATTCAAAAGATAATAAGAAATCAAATGATGGCAAAGATTCATTCAATCTTACAGATGTTCAATATTCTTATTTTATAGGCAGAAGTGATGATCAAACTCTAGGTGGAGTGGGTTGTCATGCCTATATTGAAATAGATGGAAAAGATATAGATTATAAAAGATTGAATGATGCGTGGAATAAACTTCAATATAGACATCCAATGCTCAGAGCAAGATTCACAGAAGATGGAAAGCAAGAAATATTAGATAAACCTTTTAGTGAAGAAATTGAAGTTTTTGACTTATCTAATTTAGATGAAAAAGAAAGAAAAATTAGATTAGATGAAATACGAGAAAATTTATCGCATAGAAAATTTAGAGTAGAAATAGGAGAAGTAGCAGAATTAAAACTTGCAAATCTATCACATAATAGAAATAAAATTTTCTTTGATTTGGATTTGTTAGTTGCTGATGTAATGAGTTTGAGCCTTATTTTAAAAGAATTAGGAGAATTGTATTTAGGAAAAGAATTAGACAATCTAAACAGTTATACCTTTAAAGACTATATAAATAATCTTGAAGTAGACTCTGAAATTTATAAAAAAGATCAAGAGTTTTGGAAAGAAAAAATAGACTCATTTGAGATAGAAAGACCCAATTTACCATTAAAGAAAGCTCCTGAACAAATTAAAGAAACGAGATTTACTAGAAGAAAACGAGTTATTGAAAAAGATAAATGGAGCAAAATAAAAGAACTTGCAGCAAGCTATAAATCTACGCCATCAATGGTTTTATTAACTGCGTATGCTTTAATTCTAGAAAGATGGACTAACCAAGATAAGTTTTTTATAAATTTACCATTATTTAATAGAGATATTTCAAACGAAAACCTGAAAGATATGGTGGCAGACTTTACAAATATCTTATTAGTAGAACATGAAAGAAAAAATGATACTTCTTTCCTAGAAACTTTGAATAGAATAAGCGAAACCTTTATAGACAATGCTAGTCATTCATCTTATAGTGGAGTACAAGTTCAAAGAGATATATCGAAATCACAGGGTACAAGTCTTAATGTTTCACCTGTAGTTTTTGCGTGCAACATAGACTATCCACTAGAGACTGAAATTTCAAGGAAAGCTTTGGGCAAAATTACATATATGGTTTCACAAACTCCAGGAGTATGGTTAGATTTCCAATCTTATATAAAAGATGGAGATTTAGTATTATGTTGGGATAGTGTAGATGAACTTTTCCCTGAAAAAATGTTAGATGACATGTTAAATTCTTTAGAAGAACAACTTTTAAGACTAACAGAAAAGGAAAATTGGGAAAGCAAATTTGATGTACTATCAGAAAATCAAAAACTAGCAAGAGAAAAAGAGCTTAAATCAATTCTTCCGTTAAACTTTCTTGATGAGAGATTATATGATGGATTTATAAAAAATGTAAAAGAAAATCCAGAAAAAATTGCAATTATAGATTCAGAAACTAAAGAAGAAATATCTTATATAGACTTATATGAAAAATCCTTAAAAATAGCTGGATTTTTAAAGGAAAATAGAATAAAAAAAGGAGAATATGTAGGCATTACTCTCCCAAGATCGAGCAAACAAATTTACGCTATATTTGGAATACTATTTTCTGGAGCGGCATATGTTGTTGTTGGAATAAATCAACCTAGCGAAAGACGAAGTAAAATATACGAACAAATTGGCATAAAGTTTGTCATCAGTGACAATAAAACAATAGAAAATTACAAACTAGATACGGGAGACGTTTTTTTAATTGACTTAGACAAAGCTATAGACAAATCCTTAGGTCTTGATAAGCCTATAGAAGTAAGCCCTTTTGACTCAGCCTATATAATAATGACATCAGGTACTACAGGAGTGCCAAAGGGTGTTGAGATCATGCACACAAGTGCCATTAATACTATTAATGATTTAAATGAAAAATATTCTATTAATTCAAACGATACGTTACTTATGGTGTCAGCAATAGACTTTGACTTATCAGTATATGATATTTTCGGAATACTTTGTGTAGGTGGAACTCTAATAACAACTAATGAAGATAATTATCGTAATCCTGATGAATGGATTAGAATTATTGAAAAATATAATGTAAGTGTGTGGGACTCTGTACCTATACTTTTTGACATGCTCGTAACTATGGCAGAGGGTGAAAAGAAAAACTTACCACTTAGAATTGTTATGTTATCAGGAGATTGGATAGCAAAAGAACTACCAGGAAGATTTTATAAGATAAGCGGAAAAGAAAATTCTATAGTTGTTGCTATGGGTGGAGCAACAGAAGCATCTATCTGGTCAAATTATTTAAATGTACCAAGGGAAATACCAAAAGACTGGATATCAATTCCATATGGAAGACCACTTAAAAACCAAGTCTATAGGGTAGTAGATGAGATGGGCAGAATTTGCCCCAACTATGTAAAAGGTGAACTTTTAATTGGTGGAGTTGGAGTAGCTAAACGTTACCATGGCGATGAAGATTTAACCAAGAAAAAATATTTTGAAGAAGGCGGGATTAGATGGTATAGAACTGGTGACAGTGGAAGAACATGGGATGACGGAACAATCGAATTTTTAGGTAGAAAAGATACACAGGTAAAGATAAAAGGGCATCGAATTGAGCTTGGAGAAATTGAAGAAGCTATTAGAAGTAAGTTGAAAATTAAAAATGTAAAAGTTATAGCTAATGATAAAAAGAATAGTTTATATGCATTTGTTATAAGAAATGATGTTGAATCAAATTACAGAAAATTAGAATCAAATTACAGAGAACTACTTAGGAGTATCATTCCTAAATATATGATTCCAGATAAATTTCTTTATATAAACAATTTTCCGACAAATAAAAACGGGAAAATAGATATTAAAAAATTGATGAAAATGGTAGAAGAAATAAATGTTACCTGCAAAAGAAATCCTTATGAGCATTCTAAAAAGAGATTCTTAAAAGATGTAGTCGAAATATTTAAGGAAGTTACTAAAAATTCGCATTATGATATAAATGCAAACTTTTTTGAAAATGGAGGGGATTCGTTAATAGCACTAAATATACTATTTAAATTAAATTCAAAATATAATACAAGTCTAAACATAAAAGACATATTTGAAAGTAATTCTATTATTCAGATATGTGATACAATGCAGAATGAAATGAATTCATATGAAAATTATGAGCAGGATTTTCTAGAATTAAATGAAGAAAAAATGCCTTTAACAGAATTGCAACATTCATATTGGGTAAATAGAATTGGATATGGGAATTTAGTAAGACAAAATGCAAATTTCTATATTGAGTTGGAGTGCATTAAATTAGATGTTTTAAAAATAAATGATGCAATAAATAAAATAATTAGTAAATATAAGATATTTAGAAATGTTATTAGTGATGACGGTGAGTATTTTGAAAATTCAAATAGAGATCATGTTGAAGTAAAATATAATGACTTATGTGATTATTCATCTAAAATGAAAGAAAAACTTATTGAAGATATAAGAAATAGAATTATTTATTCAATTGATAAGGAACAGCTGTTTGCTCCTCTTAAAGTTGAAATAACGAATATAGATATAAATATAGCGATTTTGCATATTTGTTTTGATAATGTATTTTTTGATGCACCAAGTATTATGTATTTACTCAATGAATTGAACTTATTGTATAATAATTTAGATATAGAGAATATTAGTTTGGACAGAGGAACAATGATTCAAATAAATAGCGATAAGTTAGAATTAGATAAATTATATTGGGAAAATAAGATTAGTAAAATCTTTCCAGCACCAAATTTATTAAAAATAAAAAATAATTTAGAAATAGAAGAAACTTCTGGGAAAGTTAAAAGACTTACAATAACATTAAAAGAAGAACAAGTTAAGGGATTATTATATATTTCTGGTAAATATAAAGTAACTACATCAAATATTATTTTATCGGTTTTTTCAGAAATTATGCATTATTGGAGTCAGTCTACAAATTATACAATAAATGTGATTGTCATAAATAATCGAAAAGATATATATGATTATTTTGGGGAAATTGCGGACTATACATCAAATATACTTCATACTATAAATTACAATGTTAATGAATCGCTATATGAAAGAA
- a CDS encoding 4'-phosphopantetheinyl transferase superfamily protein — MKIEEYEIRKIKDFLTLEDLKDKLASNNLILIKAYTDKLLEEKLLPYLTKEEIIKSKDYKSEIAKINYLVSRAILNLALKGLLEKEIDDLTVKRDKNNKPYVESTLGLKFNISHTEGLVLLAFFKREVGVDIEKINYKFEFKDILENCFTKDEITNIDNNIISFYRYWTAKEAYLKCDGIGLIRNLKEIEIISCGNKVIEISDNKNNIISRLQPLNYDGKYVGAICLEEK; from the coding sequence ATGAAAATTGAAGAATATGAGATAAGAAAAATTAAAGATTTTCTTACTTTAGAAGATTTAAAAGATAAATTAGCTAGTAATAATTTAATACTAATTAAGGCTTATACAGATAAATTATTAGAAGAAAAATTACTTCCTTACTTAACTAAAGAGGAGATAATAAAATCAAAGGATTATAAATCAGAAATAGCAAAAATTAATTATCTAGTATCAAGGGCAATACTTAATTTAGCCCTAAAAGGTTTACTAGAAAAAGAAATTGATGATTTAACAGTCAAAAGAGATAAAAATAATAAACCCTACGTAGAAAGCACTCTAGGATTAAAGTTTAACATCTCACATACTGAAGGCTTAGTTTTGTTAGCTTTTTTTAAAAGAGAAGTAGGGGTAGATATTGAAAAAATAAATTATAAATTTGAGTTTAAGGATATATTAGAAAACTGTTTTACTAAAGATGAAATCACAAATATAGATAACAATATAATAAGTTTCTATAGATATTGGACTGCAAAAGAAGCCTATCTTAAATGTGATGGGATTGGTCTTATAAGAAATTTGAAAGAAATTGAAATAATTTCTTGTGGAAATAAAGTTATAGAAATTAGCGATAATAAAAACAATATAATAAGTAGATTACAGCCATTAAATTATGATGGCAAATATGTCGGAGCAATATGCTTGGAGGAAAAATAA
- a CDS encoding thioesterase II family protein produces MSKNFEILNKEINENNIIANLFIFPFAGGGVSAFRKWKDEFEDIKLLVAQYPGRENRFSERAISDINILVDSLFEDMKENFDFRKPYYLFGHSMGTKIVYELALRIKNSDYINPRGIIISGGRAPLYKEPLPIYHLDDDGFIEGLRRYEGTPKEILDNNDLISIFLPTLRADFVIDEDYQDTKFEKLESPLLGLMGDKDQEMTLDELTKWQDYTTKEFTYRYIDGKHMFVNTSPDSVIKEIKEFIKVNEN; encoded by the coding sequence AATTAATGAAAATAATATAATAGCAAATCTTTTTATATTCCCGTTTGCAGGTGGTGGAGTGTCTGCATTTAGAAAATGGAAAGATGAATTTGAAGATATAAAATTACTTGTTGCTCAATATCCAGGAAGAGAAAACAGGTTTTCTGAAAGGGCTATAAGTGACATTAACATCCTAGTGGATAGTTTATTTGAAGATATGAAAGAAAATTTTGATTTTAGAAAACCTTATTATTTATTTGGACACAGTATGGGAACAAAAATAGTTTATGAACTTGCATTAAGAATTAAAAATTCGGATTACATAAATCCAAGAGGAATAATAATATCAGGAGGACGAGCACCATTATATAAAGAACCTCTTCCAATTTATCATCTTGATGATGACGGATTTATAGAAGGCTTGAGAAGATATGAAGGAACACCAAAAGAAATTTTAGATAATAATGATTTAATTTCTATTTTCTTGCCAACGCTTAGGGCAGATTTTGTAATAGATGAAGACTATCAAGACACAAAATTTGAGAAATTAGAATCACCTTTACTAGGTCTTATGGGAGATAAAGATCAAGAAATGACCCTAGATGAACTTACAAAATGGCAAGATTATACAACAAAAGAATTTACTTATAGATATATAGATGGCAAGCATATGTTTGTCAACACATCTCCTGATAGTGTCATTAAAGAGATAAAAGAGTTTATAAAAGTAAATGAAAATTGA